A single window of Liolophura sinensis isolate JHLJ2023 chromosome 6, CUHK_Ljap_v2, whole genome shotgun sequence DNA harbors:
- the LOC135467668 gene encoding testis-expressed protein 52-like, producing MSMTMKLPTLAERELLMTSYQPFSSGFLPRPSQKLAVQKKPHNMLDIECKHYLRCPSSESVHGHSSVQHRLWMEAGKYDAPFPEKPDPNYNSNVWRNFRKQYGFDVKTDGRTISEVIATMYPLNIPAPSRVGENTFAKYITETKLFRNEKFKALAVQRTSTDIKEFRQLRVRSEARNPPLDEQGQILPPENFKKYHHRFIPVNLTEPEGSGDEVRVDMFGQKTKPAVKTGPYLWKLTSKLSSPEYGKVSQEVERRKAEHKKKMVTFKPLQRSLPVQMVVNK from the exons ATGTCCATGACCATGAAACTGCCAACACTGGCAGAACGTGAATTGCTGATGACATCGTATCAGCCATTTTCATCAGGGTTTCTGCCAAGGCCTTCTCAAAAGCTTGCTGTGCAGAAAAAGCCCCATAACATGCTTGATATAGAGTGCAAACATTACCTGCGATGTCCTTCCTCTGAGAGTGTTCACGGTCATTCGTCTGTTCAGCACAGACTCTGGATGGAAGCTGGAAAGTATGATGCCCCTTTCCCAGAAAAACCAGACCCAAACTACAACAGCAATGTGTGGAGAAACTTTCGTAAGCAGTATGGGTTTGATGTGAAGACTGATGGAAGAACAATTTCTGAGGTGATAGCGACTATGTATCCACTAAACATCCCTGCTCCTTCTCGGGTGGGTGAAAATACCTTTGCAAAATACATAACAGAGACAAAACTATTCAGAAATGAAAAGTTCAAGGCCTTGGCTGTCCAACGCACGTCAACAGATATCAAGGAATTCAGGCAGTTACGTGTCAGAAGTGAAGCCAGGAATCCACCCTTAGATGAGCAAG GTCAGATACTCCCACCagaaaatttcaagaaatacCACCACCGCTTCATCCCTGTGAACCTAACTGAGCCAGAAGGTTCAGGTGATGAGGTAAGAGTTGACATGTTTGGACAGAAAACTAAACCTGCTGTCAAAACTGGGCCGTACCTGTGGAAACTCACATCAAAGCTAAGTAGCCCTGAGTATGGAAAGGTCAGCCAGGAGGTGGAGAGGAGGAAAGCTGAGCACAAGAAGAAGATGGTCACCTTTAAGCCATTGCAAAGGTCTCTGCCGGTTCAAATGGTTGTGAACAAATGA
- the LOC135468351 gene encoding trichohyalin-like, translating into MALLKHLVVSESYGGVHSTESEGTVTPKPSSPDKGESSSEAEDNTRAARHRRNRMEERTDLEHVDVGSPSPDAHGLGQRRKGQGLYRAMELPDVTGAGETGSLRHREDCHDSGSSNAGDNHKGRRIRRPRKQKEYVDPLEQKYLELNELLMKDFVEKRLSEHPNAYRKLSHLYKPCVPQTHKRPPQIPYSQRIMSEHILHNQLKGDRIRRKGDASSDTSSNDVEKKIINLSSLNVSRDSEGFTDSKPGVLRRRRPLSATLERKSRPEPQARGVGNAGRRSRSVGNAGRRRQVSPNKSNRSESLSCGRTATDSSTCTSPRRVTVPVDCHLKNTQNEEMRRWLENKNKLLRQERQQRRAKKHQERIEQMEKVTAMYERSVLCKKEIQEWRRRKQKEAWQKNQEEKVVKEIKNREAAQEKESLKANIKPLKSCLKSGSSLENLPSFRNVKASTDTNNPDNDGQHNDKFQLEEEEQARKAAELREKGPNAPNRAFMYKRPVTGKIRFKMPKAPKSESSARRTSNMTEDERREKARMSYDQWLVGKRKDEIKRKKMEDKKENVLRESDPMVHVLSEAGKRRVSAVFQKKKCIDTEMNEAGTASNNAGRPASVSSTCKSRPKPSSKSPRRVHRRLENVMENDSKLNPFVLPFPPEQGVPRHVAAKQREIFAEKVWKTKQEDSTPAGEIIKKEGQENGENVNSRTGRGNQDTGTDSTEVPEQFSDGGDSDEGNLSPRYGFNRRSSPLTTSSSDQEATAADGGDSSKTSSGKTKAQNDDTDILNTDGVFLTSLQTY; encoded by the exons ATGGCATTACTGAAGCACCTAGTGGTCAGCGAGAGTTATGGCGGGGTCCACTCCACGGAGAGTGAAGGGACTGTGACCCCCAAACCATCATCACCGGACAAAGGGGAGAGTTCATCAGAGGCAGAGGACAACACAAGAGCAGCCAGACACAGGAGGAACAGGATGGAGGAGAGAACTGACCTTGAGCATGTTGATGTAGGGAGCCCATCTCCTGATGCCCATGGGTTGGGGCAGAGGAGAAAGGGACAGGGGCTGTACAGAGCGATGGAACTGCCTGATGTCACAGGTGCAGGGGAGACTGGATCCCTGAGACACAGAGAGGATTGCCACGACAGTGGGAGCAGCAATGCTGGGGATAACCACAAGGGCAGAAGAATAAGAAGGCCGAGGAAACAAAAGGAATATGTTGATCCCCTAGAGCAAAAGTATTTGGAACTGAATGAACTATTAATGAAAGACTTTGTTGAGAAAAGGCTATCAGAACACCCTAATGCATACAGGAAGTTGAGTCATTTGTATAAACCATGTGTGCCTCAGACACACAAGCGACCCCCACAAATTCCTTACTCTCAGCGAATTATGAGTGAGCACATACTACACAATCAGCTCAAGGGAGACAGAATAAGGAGGAAAG GCGATGCCTCAAGTGACACGTCTTCTAATGATGTTGAGAAGAAAATAATCAACCTAAGCAGTCTGAATGTGAGCAGGGATTCAGAAGGATTCACTGACTCAAAGCCAGGAGTGTTGAGACGTAGACGACCTCTAAGTGCTACGTTGGAGAGAAAGTCAAGGCCAGAGCCTCAAGCAAGAGGTGTTGGTAATGCAGGGCGAAGGAGCAGAAGTGTTGGTAATGCTGGGCGCAGAAGGCAGGTATCCCCTAATAAATCGAACCGGAGCGAGTCACTGAGCTGTGGAAGAACAGCAACAGACTCATCTACCTGCACAAGTCCACGCAGAGTCACAGTGCCTGTTGACTGCCATCtgaaaaatactcaaaatgaagaaatgagACGGTGGTTAGAAAACAAGAACAAGTTGCTAAGACAGGAGAGACAGCAGAGAAGAGCCAAGAAACACCAGGAGCGGATAGAACAAATGGAAAAAGTCACTGCCATGTACGAACGCTCGGTGCTTTGCAAGAAGGAAATCCAAGAATGGCGGCGACGAAAACAAAAAGAAGCCTGGCAGAAAAACCAAGAGGAAAAAGTggtgaaagaaataaagaatcGTGAAGCAGCCCAGGAGAAGGAATCATTGAAAGCTAACATAAAACCGTTGAAAAGTTGCTTGAAATCTGGAAGTTCCCTGGAAAACCTTCCGTCTTTCCGTAATGTAAAGGCTTCGACTGATACAAACAATCCCGATAATGATGGTCAGCATAACGACAAGTTTCAGCTAGAGGAAGAAGAGCAAGCCAGAAAAGCTGCTGAGCTGCGAGAGAAAGGCCCCAATGCACCTAACAGGGCGTTCATGTACAAAAGGCCTGTGACTGGTAAGATTCGATTTAAGATGCCAAAGGCACCCAAGAGCGAATCGTCAGCTCGTAGAACAAGCAACATGACAGAAGATGAAAGAAGAGAAAAAGCTAGAATGTCGTACGACCAGTGGTTGGTTGGCAAAAGGAAGGATGAAATTAAGCGAAAGAAAATGGAGGATAAGAAGGAAAATGTTCTGAGAGAGTCGGATCCAATGGTGCATGTTCTCTCTGAGGCTGGAAAAAGACGGGTCAGTGCAGTGTTTCAGAAAAAGAAGTGTATAGACACAGAGATGAATGAAGCTGGAACTGCTTCTAACAATGCAGGTAGGCCAGCTTCTGTTAGTTCAACGTGCAAATCCAGACCAAAGCCTTCAAGCAAATCACCTCGCCGAGTGCACAGACGCCTGGAGAATGTGATGGAGAATGATAGCAAGTTAAACCCTTTTGTGCTGCCCTTTCCGCCTGAGCAAGGCGTTCCTCGACACGTTGCCGCAAAGCAGAGAGAGATATTTGCAGAGAAAGTCTGGAAGACGAAACAGGAAGACTCCACACCGGCGGGAGAGATAATCAAGAAAGAGGGACAAGAAAATGGAGAAAACGTGAATTCAAGGACAGGGCGTGGAAATCAAGACACCGGTACCGATTCCACGGAAGTCCCTGAGCAATTTAGCGATGGCGGGGATAGTGATGAAGGGAACCTCAGCCCTAGATACGGCTTCAACAGGCGGTCTTCCCCTCTTACTACGTCCTCCAGTGACCAGGAGGCTACGGCAGCCGACGGAGGCGATTCTTCAAAGACATCGAGCGGGAAAACCAAGGCACAGAACGATGATACTGATATACTAAACACAGATGGCGTCTTCCTAACAAGCCttcaaacatattaa